A region of Elusimicrobiota bacterium DNA encodes the following proteins:
- a CDS encoding response regulator transcription factor yields the protein MTSSRILIVDDEPDFVRFLDDVLKPENFVVTVAEDGVKALKMAAASVPDLILLDWNLPGKDGIEVCKALRANPKTEHIPIIMLTARGRETDTVLGLEMGANDFITKRALRPRELIARVRTALRKAGTGAGDATEILRSGELVLDTAQRKVCVGDREVDLRRKEFDLLYIFMKKAGRVLTRNFLTETVWGEQFFGTSRTVDTTIARLRAELGKEGRKIEAIQGVGYKFNQ from the coding sequence ATGACCTCCTCCAGGATCCTGATCGTTGACGACGAACCTGATTTTGTCCGGTTTCTTGACGATGTTTTGAAGCCGGAGAATTTCGTGGTGACGGTGGCCGAGGACGGAGTGAAAGCACTGAAAATGGCGGCGGCTTCCGTGCCGGACCTGATTTTACTGGATTGGAACCTGCCGGGGAAAGATGGTATCGAGGTCTGTAAGGCTTTGAGGGCTAACCCGAAAACCGAGCATATCCCCATCATTATGTTGACCGCCCGGGGGCGGGAGACGGATACCGTGTTGGGCTTGGAAATGGGCGCCAATGATTTCATCACCAAACGCGCCCTTCGGCCGCGGGAGTTGATCGCCCGGGTTCGCACCGCCCTACGGAAGGCCGGGACCGGGGCGGGGGACGCGACGGAAATCCTTCGGTCCGGGGAATTGGTTCTCGATACGGCCCAACGAAAAGTTTGCGTCGGCGACCGGGAAGTGGACCTGAGGAGGAAAGAATTCGACCTGCTCTACATCTTCATGAAAAAAGCCGGGCGCGTGTTGACACGAAACTTTCTGACCGAAACCGTTTGGGGAGAACAATTTTTTGGCACGAGCCGAACGGTCGACACGACCATCGCCCGGCTCCGGGCTGAGCTAGGAAAGGAAGGACGCAAGATCGAAGCCATCCAGGGCGTCGGCTATAAATTCAATCAATAG
- a CDS encoding transposase — protein MPRQRRLDVPGVLHHVITRGIERRKIFLDNQDRIDFLDRLEIALEKTGGRCYAWVLMPNHVHLLIRTGKTPLSVMMRRLLTGYAVGFNHRHHRHGYLFQNRYKSILCQEDAYFMELVRYIHLNPVRAKLLETMEKLDQYPWSGHGVLVGTRKAKWQERGEVLNRFGKRESSSIAGYRQFLKEGWGMGRREDLMGGGLRRSAGGWQALLAMRRNKDYQRGDERILGDGDFVNEVLKASEEALAGTERLFREGWTWERLVQRACEINRLSPQDLKRKGRSNAISQAKAMLTDAGLHRLGMKQKDIAEQLGISQGALSQIYRANLQGIGDILLSKDRP, from the coding sequence ATGCCACGACAACGGCGGTTGGATGTTCCCGGGGTTCTCCATCACGTTATCACCCGCGGCATTGAGCGGCGGAAGATATTTTTGGACAATCAGGACCGAATCGACTTCCTGGACCGACTGGAGATTGCTCTTGAAAAGACGGGGGGTCGATGCTACGCCTGGGTCTTAATGCCCAACCATGTTCACCTTTTGATACGCACAGGGAAAACGCCCCTAAGCGTCATGATGAGACGGCTACTGACCGGTTACGCGGTTGGGTTCAATCATCGACATCATCGGCATGGCTATCTCTTTCAAAACCGTTACAAATCGATCCTTTGCCAGGAGGATGCTTATTTTATGGAGCTGGTGCGCTACATCCACCTCAATCCCGTGCGGGCAAAGTTACTGGAAACCATGGAAAAATTGGACCAATATCCCTGGAGCGGGCATGGGGTTCTGGTTGGCACTCGGAAGGCTAAATGGCAGGAGAGGGGGGAGGTTCTGAATCGGTTTGGGAAAAGGGAATCTTCTTCAATCGCTGGCTACCGACAGTTTCTGAAAGAGGGTTGGGGAATGGGGCGGCGAGAGGACTTAATGGGCGGAGGTTTGCGCCGAAGCGCAGGTGGATGGCAAGCGCTCCTGGCCATGCGCCGGAACAAGGACTACCAGAGGGGAGATGAGCGAATATTGGGCGATGGCGATTTCGTCAACGAAGTGTTGAAGGCGAGCGAGGAAGCTCTGGCGGGAACGGAACGGTTGTTTCGGGAGGGCTGGACGTGGGAAAGGCTTGTCCAACGGGCCTGCGAGATCAACCGGTTGTCCCCCCAGGACTTGAAGCGCAAGGGTCGTAGTAACGCCATTTCCCAGGCGAAGGCGATGTTAACGGATGCAGGACTCCATCGGTTGGGAATGAAACAGAAAGATATCGCGGAACAGTTGGGGATATCCCAGGGAGCTCTCTCGCAAATTTATCGAGCCAACTTGCAAGGTATCGGCGATATATTATTATCTAAAGACCGTCCCTAA
- a CDS encoding transposase — translation MVERTFASLNAFRRVAVRYDHSLEAYEAFVTLAMIRIALRKLKNHRRSL, via the coding sequence GTGGTCGAGCGCACGTTCGCTTCGCTCAATGCGTTCCGACGGGTGGCGGTGCGATATGACCATTCTTTGGAGGCCTATGAGGCTTTTGTGACGCTGGCCATGATCCGGATCGCTCTCCGTAAACTCAAAAACCATCGTCGATCGTTATGA
- a CDS encoding transposase, with protein sequence MTTKREIVVDRDGIPLACVLERGPAHEIKLAAKVLDRVAIPVGRGRPRKRFGKVLGDRAYACRAFRQYLHRKGTIPCISRKNRHGQGPGLPRHKGPRG encoded by the coding sequence CTGACAACCAAGCGGGAGATCGTTGTCGACCGGGACGGGATCCCGCTGGCGTGTGTATTGGAACGAGGGCCGGCCCATGAGATCAAATTGGCGGCGAAGGTCTTGGACCGGGTGGCCATTCCGGTGGGACGAGGACGCCCCCGAAAACGGTTTGGGAAGGTTCTGGGGGACCGCGCCTATGCGTGTCGGGCTTTTCGTCAGTACCTGCATCGGAAAGGGACCATTCCCTGCATTTCGCGCAAAAACCGACATGGGCAAGGTCCAGGCCTTCCAAGACACAAAGGGCCTCGAGGGTAA
- a CDS encoding transposase: MKRDTELSNRDWKRIKPLLPRQRIGRPRTDDRKTLNGILFVLKTGCRWRDVPREYGSPAGCHRRLVAWQKRGVWARVLRVLLGQLGKRGRLKLSHGVLDGSFAPAKRGAAVSVAREAA, translated from the coding sequence TTGAAACGAGACACCGAACTATCGAATCGAGACTGGAAACGGATTAAACCACTACTCCCGCGCCAGAGGATTGGCCGACCGCGAACGGATGACCGGAAGACGTTGAACGGTATTCTGTTCGTGCTGAAGACGGGATGCCGGTGGCGGGATGTCCCACGGGAATACGGATCGCCCGCAGGTTGCCATCGGCGTCTGGTGGCCTGGCAAAAACGAGGGGTCTGGGCGCGGGTGTTGCGTGTCTTACTCGGGCAGTTGGGAAAAAGAGGGCGACTGAAATTGTCACATGGGGTTCTGGACGGTAGCTTCGCTCCAGCAAAAAGGGGGGCGGCTGTGTCGGTCGCACGCGAGGCGGCCTGA